In one window of Bombus huntii isolate Logan2020A unplaced genomic scaffold, iyBomHunt1.1 ctg00000320.1, whole genome shotgun sequence DNA:
- the LOC126877992 gene encoding adrenodoxin-like protein 2, mitochondrial — translation MALVNQLQKFSRSILGIASNYSKYTSNTTLPFLQATRGISTTQPLSEKQEVNITFVKASGERIKAKGKVGDTILDIVVNNEIDLDGYGACEGTLTCSTCHLIFSKEVYDALPDKPTDEELDMLDLAYELTDTLVHNNQYQIIHIINSITF, via the exons ATGGCGTTAGtaaatcaattacaaaaattttcgagatcaattctcggtattgcatcaaattattcaaaatatacaagCAACACAACGTTGCCCTTTTTGCAGGCAACAAGAGGAATATCGACCACGCAACCACTTTCAGAAAAACAAGA agtAAATATAACGTTTGTTAAAGCAAGTGGAGAGAGAATCAAAGCAAAAGGGAAAGTTGGAGATACTATATTAGACATAgtagtaaataatgaaattgatttagatggatatg gTGCTTGTGAAGGAACATTAACTTGTAGTACGTgccatttaatattttcgaaagaagtTTATGATGCACTTCCTGACAAACCAACAGATGAAGAATTAGACATGTTGGATTTAGCATATGAATTAACAGATACGTTAGTTCATAATAATCAGTATCAAATCATTcacattattaattctattaccttttaa